The following are encoded in a window of Anaerobaca lacustris genomic DNA:
- a CDS encoding glycosyl hydrolase, which yields MVLRCWLLISMAMLLVTPAPSAEASADDSLLAGFSEPPLPARPSVYWSWINGLTNAEQMTHELEEMKAKGIGGVYIFDVGARDPAGIVPAGPAFMGPESLEAIGHTVREATRVGMEVGLVTSSSWNCGGPWVPPRYASMGLYHCQITATGPARLDTPLPMPALPGRAPRGPDGKPAYVKDVAVLAIPAPQRLAGHEFLFELAPPGTHTIDRVVLYNTPSGDEKQYGPMHLFAKDFVVSVSTQGTEPDAFGELVRAGLEPNAEAQTFRFEPVQARYVRLVVLSGHNPKFERIQLGEFEVYATDGVNVANAYHADGSKTAASLLHSSSALGSETERNWTAANIHDGVKSGPAGSWSSPGLPPLILEGPDAVIDVTDRVDANGHLDWDIPEGEWIIMRFVCANTGLSLRLPSPNSGGLAIDHFNAEATKFHFEYLLEKLREELGDFKDTALKQMYVCSYELSGSTWTPDFLAQFARRCGYDMTRYLPLLAGCTLKDHEAARRFDYDYRKTLGDLLVDAFYKTATELSNEHGLLLCAEAGGPGPPLHQVPVDALKALGALDIPRGEFWKEHNVWVVKETACAAHIYGKSQVDMEAFTSWRHWQDGPFELKPIADRAFCDGANHFTFHTAAHNPSATDRPGWVYHAGTHISPSIAWWPKARPWIDYLSRCSFLLQQGLFVADVCYYYGDQGFNFVPPKQIDPSLGFGYDYDVTNAEVLLKRMSVKDGRVTLPDRMGYELLVLPERDDIDLAVLEKIEQLVNDGATVVGPKPTRSTGLADRAGRDAQVRRLADRLWGPCDGTTVREHAYGKGTIVWGKTLRDILEERGIGPDFAAFSPRSDIQYPLDYIHRRTSNADIYFVSNRTDRWEDVACAFRVADRTPQLWMPDTGEIRSCKFDRDNKGTTRIPLRLAPYDSVFVVFRDRAEDLPMAEQFPRSGDARHLSGPWDVRFPQGWGAPPSKTFDRLVSWTDVDDEGVKYFSGVASYHNTFDVSADQIAPRRRIVLDLGEVRFVAEVHLNGQSLGTLWKPPFQIEITDAVRAGTNRLVVEVANTWSNRLVGDAQSPDGPKFCRTNIDRSLTWQVPWKDTPLLESGLLGPIRLITTSHVTPPRR from the coding sequence ATGGTTCTACGTTGCTGGTTGCTGATCTCGATGGCGATGCTCCTTGTGACGCCAGCACCCTCGGCGGAGGCGTCCGCCGACGACAGCTTGTTGGCCGGATTCAGCGAACCGCCGCTGCCGGCCCGACCGTCGGTCTATTGGTCCTGGATCAACGGACTGACGAACGCCGAGCAGATGACGCACGAGCTGGAGGAGATGAAGGCCAAGGGCATCGGTGGCGTGTACATCTTCGACGTCGGGGCGCGCGATCCGGCGGGGATCGTGCCGGCCGGCCCGGCGTTCATGGGGCCGGAATCGCTGGAGGCCATCGGCCACACCGTTCGCGAAGCGACCCGGGTCGGCATGGAGGTGGGTCTGGTCACATCGAGCAGTTGGAACTGCGGCGGACCCTGGGTCCCGCCCCGGTATGCCAGCATGGGCCTCTATCATTGCCAGATCACCGCGACCGGCCCGGCGCGCCTCGATACGCCCCTGCCCATGCCCGCCCTGCCGGGGCGAGCGCCGCGCGGGCCCGACGGCAAGCCGGCCTACGTCAAAGACGTAGCGGTCCTGGCGATCCCGGCGCCGCAGCGACTGGCCGGGCATGAATTCCTCTTCGAACTGGCGCCGCCCGGAACGCACACCATCGACCGCGTGGTCCTGTACAACACGCCCAGCGGCGACGAGAAGCAATACGGCCCGATGCATCTGTTCGCCAAGGATTTCGTCGTCTCCGTTTCGACGCAGGGCACCGAGCCCGACGCCTTCGGCGAACTCGTGCGGGCGGGGCTTGAACCCAACGCGGAAGCTCAGACGTTCCGCTTCGAACCGGTGCAAGCGCGATACGTTCGGCTCGTTGTCCTGTCGGGCCACAACCCGAAGTTCGAGCGTATCCAACTGGGCGAGTTCGAGGTCTACGCGACCGACGGCGTCAACGTCGCCAACGCCTATCACGCCGACGGCAGCAAGACCGCCGCGAGTCTGCTGCACAGCAGCTCGGCCCTGGGCAGCGAGACGGAACGGAACTGGACGGCGGCGAACATCCACGACGGCGTCAAGTCGGGTCCGGCCGGAAGCTGGTCGTCGCCCGGGCTGCCGCCCCTGATCCTCGAAGGTCCGGATGCCGTGATCGACGTGACGGACCGCGTCGACGCGAACGGGCATCTCGATTGGGACATCCCCGAAGGCGAATGGATCATCATGCGGTTCGTCTGCGCCAATACGGGCCTGTCGCTGCGGCTGCCGAGTCCCAACTCCGGCGGGCTCGCCATCGACCATTTCAACGCCGAGGCGACGAAGTTTCATTTCGAGTACCTGCTGGAGAAGCTGCGCGAGGAACTGGGCGACTTCAAAGACACGGCGCTCAAGCAGATGTACGTGTGCAGCTACGAGCTGAGCGGCTCGACGTGGACGCCTGACTTTCTGGCGCAGTTCGCCCGGCGGTGCGGGTACGACATGACGCGGTATCTGCCGCTGCTGGCCGGCTGCACGCTGAAGGACCACGAGGCGGCGCGGCGATTCGATTACGACTATCGAAAGACGCTGGGCGATCTGCTGGTTGATGCCTTCTACAAGACCGCGACGGAGTTGTCGAACGAGCACGGCCTGCTTCTGTGCGCCGAGGCGGGCGGGCCGGGACCGCCGCTGCATCAGGTACCCGTCGATGCCCTCAAGGCGCTCGGGGCGCTGGACATCCCGCGCGGCGAGTTCTGGAAGGAGCACAACGTCTGGGTGGTGAAGGAGACCGCGTGCGCCGCCCACATCTACGGCAAGAGCCAGGTCGATATGGAGGCGTTCACAAGCTGGCGGCACTGGCAGGACGGGCCGTTCGAGCTCAAACCCATCGCCGACCGGGCCTTCTGCGACGGGGCGAACCATTTCACGTTTCACACCGCCGCACACAACCCCTCGGCGACGGACCGGCCCGGCTGGGTCTACCACGCCGGCACGCACATCAGTCCGAGCATCGCCTGGTGGCCCAAGGCCAGGCCGTGGATCGATTATCTTTCGCGGTGCAGCTTCCTGCTCCAGCAGGGCCTCTTCGTCGCCGACGTGTGCTACTACTACGGCGACCAGGGCTTCAACTTCGTGCCGCCCAAGCAGATCGATCCGTCCCTGGGCTTCGGCTACGACTACGACGTAACCAATGCCGAGGTGCTCCTGAAGCGGATGAGCGTCAAGGACGGCCGCGTGACATTGCCCGACAGGATGGGTTACGAATTGCTCGTTTTGCCCGAGCGCGACGACATCGACCTGGCCGTGCTTGAGAAGATCGAGCAACTGGTAAACGACGGCGCCACAGTCGTCGGCCCCAAGCCGACACGGTCCACCGGCCTGGCCGATCGCGCCGGCCGCGATGCGCAGGTGCGCCGGCTCGCCGACCGCCTCTGGGGCCCCTGCGACGGCACGACTGTCCGGGAGCACGCCTATGGCAAGGGCACGATCGTCTGGGGCAAGACGCTGCGCGACATCCTCGAAGAGCGCGGGATCGGCCCCGATTTCGCCGCGTTCTCACCACGAAGTGACATTCAGTATCCGCTGGACTACATTCACCGTCGCACGTCGAACGCGGACATCTACTTCGTCAGCAACAGAACCGACCGCTGGGAGGACGTGGCGTGCGCGTTCCGCGTCGCGGACCGGACGCCGCAACTGTGGATGCCCGACACCGGCGAGATTCGCTCCTGCAAATTCGACCGCGACAACAAAGGCACCACGCGCATCCCGTTGCGGCTGGCCCCATACGACAGCGTGTTCGTGGTCTTCCGGGATCGTGCCGAGGACCTGCCGATGGCCGAGCAGTTCCCCAGATCGGGTGATGCCCGCCACCTCAGCGGGCCGTGGGATGTGCGTTTTCCGCAAGGCTGGGGCGCGCCGCCCTCGAAGACCTTCGACAGACTCGTCTCCTGGACGGACGTCGACGACGAGGGCGTGAAGTACTTCTCGGGAGTCGCGTCCTATCACAACACGTTCGACGTCAGCGCCGATCAGATCGCGCCGCGTCGGCGGATTGTGCTCGACCTGGGCGAGGTGCGATTCGTCGCCGAGGTCCATCTCAACGGGCAAAGCCTTGGCACCCTGTGGAAGCCGCCCTTTCAGATCGAGATCACCGACGCCGTCCGCGCGGGCACGAACCGGCTCGTCGTCGAGGTCGCCAACACATGGTCGAACCGGCTCGTCGGCGATGCGCAGTCGCCCGACGGACCGAAGTTCTGCCGGACCAATATCGACCGGTCCCTCACGTGGCAAGTGCCCTGGAAAGACACCCCCCTGCTCGAATCGGGCCTGCTCGGCCCGATCCGACTGATCACAACCAGCCACGTGACGCCACCACGGCGGTGA
- a CDS encoding response regulator transcription factor: MIDLKERIRGRADPGVDHGGSRIFYANGDLKSTDVVQDALSRVDASVTCFANCGECLASIRHGGCRLLVTNVPEPADEGIELLTRVKSAAPWVPVIMLVEPGRIDTAVRAMKAGATDCIERPPQADHLLSAVRGALHNSIDGLPAKPLTDVEQSVLQLILEGMTNGQIATALHRSRRTVEVHRADIMRKLGARHIVDLVRNAALAGLVRA; encoded by the coding sequence ATGATCGATCTCAAGGAGCGAATTCGCGGGCGAGCGGACCCGGGTGTGGACCACGGAGGTTCGCGCATCTTCTATGCCAACGGCGATCTCAAGAGCACGGATGTCGTTCAGGACGCTCTGAGCCGAGTGGATGCGTCCGTAACCTGCTTTGCCAACTGCGGCGAGTGTCTGGCGTCGATACGCCACGGCGGGTGTCGGCTGCTGGTCACCAACGTCCCGGAGCCGGCGGACGAAGGGATCGAGTTGCTGACCAGGGTCAAATCGGCCGCCCCCTGGGTCCCGGTCATCATGCTCGTAGAACCCGGACGAATCGATACCGCCGTTCGAGCGATGAAGGCCGGCGCGACCGACTGTATCGAGAGACCTCCCCAGGCCGATCACCTGCTCTCGGCCGTCCGGGGGGCCTTGCACAACTCGATCGACGGACTGCCTGCGAAACCCCTGACGGACGTCGAGCAGAGCGTGCTCCAACTCATCCTTGAAGGAATGACCAACGGGCAGATCGCCACCGCCCTTCACCGATCCCGGCGAACGGTGGAGGTCCATCGGGCCGACATCATGCGAAAGCTCGGCGCTCGGCACATCGTAGATCTCGTCCGCAATGCCGCCCTGGCCGGTCTGGTCCGCGCGTAG
- a CDS encoding putative collagen-binding domain-containing protein, whose product MRQGAFRSLPTYCMPLLVAVVFLGPDRAPAGDGRIRPYEANPRYWQYKGRPILLLGGSKDDNLFQIPDLKEHLDEMVSVGANTIRNTMSDRPDFGFEVRAFHQRPDGKFDLDRWNDEYWRRLENMLRWTAERDIIVQIELWDMHDMLLPDYWAANPWNPDRNTNYTFENTRLPRQPSQTAYRGSESVGRPHEFFHSVPAVNNDTVLLGFQRQFVDRVLEHTLRYDHVLYCISNEIHTEYSPEWGWYWARHLRQRATEAGKQVEVTEMYWAPQLNHRAHRDSLDRPEIYSFFEASQNSAILDPEDNWQNLLFAYQYLRSRPRPINNTKIYGADGGSVWAGGTHNAQEKFWRNIFGGSASSRFHRPATGLGLSEPARVHIKSLRMLADAMNVFVCEPHNDLLSERSANEAYCLAEPGREYAIYFPNGGQVRLDVSAAQGMMQVRWLDITRSAWQQSQAARAGGTLELKTPATGHWAVLVLRK is encoded by the coding sequence ATGCGACAAGGAGCTTTTCGCTCGCTACCGACCTACTGCATGCCATTGCTTGTGGCGGTCGTCTTCCTGGGACCGGACCGTGCCCCGGCCGGCGACGGACGCATCCGGCCCTATGAGGCCAATCCGCGGTATTGGCAATACAAGGGCCGTCCGATCCTGCTGCTCGGGGGAAGCAAGGACGACAATCTGTTCCAGATCCCCGATCTCAAGGAGCACCTCGACGAAATGGTCTCGGTGGGCGCCAACACCATCCGCAACACGATGAGCGACCGGCCGGACTTCGGCTTCGAGGTGCGTGCGTTTCATCAGCGGCCCGACGGGAAATTCGACCTCGACCGATGGAACGACGAGTATTGGCGGCGGCTCGAGAACATGCTCCGATGGACCGCCGAGCGGGACATCATCGTACAGATCGAGCTCTGGGACATGCACGACATGCTCTTGCCCGACTATTGGGCGGCGAATCCCTGGAATCCCGATCGGAATACCAACTACACCTTCGAGAACACGCGCCTGCCGCGCCAACCGTCCCAGACCGCGTATCGCGGCAGCGAATCGGTCGGTCGACCGCACGAGTTCTTCCACTCCGTCCCCGCCGTCAACAACGACACGGTGCTCCTCGGTTTCCAGCGGCAGTTCGTCGATCGCGTGCTCGAACACACGCTGCGATACGACCACGTCCTCTACTGCATCAGCAACGAGATCCATACCGAGTACTCACCCGAATGGGGATGGTACTGGGCCCGTCATCTGCGGCAACGAGCGACCGAGGCGGGAAAGCAAGTCGAGGTCACGGAGATGTACTGGGCCCCGCAGTTGAACCATCGGGCGCACCGCGATTCTCTCGACCGGCCGGAAATCTACAGTTTCTTCGAGGCCTCACAGAACAGCGCCATCCTCGATCCGGAGGACAACTGGCAAAACCTCCTGTTCGCGTACCAGTATCTCCGCTCCCGTCCCCGTCCGATCAACAACACGAAGATCTACGGCGCCGACGGCGGATCGGTCTGGGCGGGCGGCACGCACAATGCTCAGGAGAAGTTCTGGCGGAACATCTTCGGCGGGTCGGCTTCCAGTCGGTTCCACCGCCCTGCGACCGGCCTGGGGCTCAGCGAACCAGCCCGGGTCCACATCAAGAGCCTGCGGATGCTGGCCGACGCGATGAACGTCTTCGTCTGCGAGCCGCACAACGACCTGCTGAGCGAACGGTCGGCGAACGAGGCCTACTGCCTCGCCGAGCCGGGCCGGGAGTACGCCATCTATTTCCCCAATGGCGGGCAGGTGCGACTCGATGTCTCCGCCGCCCAAGGAATGATGCAAGTCCGCTGGCTGGACATCACTCGCAGCGCCTGGCAGCAGTCGCAAGCCGCCCGCGCCGGCGGGACCCTGGAATTGAAGACCCCCGCCACGGGGCACTGGGCGGTGCTGGTGTTGCGGAAATAG
- a CDS encoding putative collagen-binding domain-containing protein: MTGKRQRIHSARRAILLAVTALLAAGPVWADNADRIRPYEANPRYWQYKGKPVLLLGGSDDDNLFQWERSKLEAHLDLLVSVGGNYVRNTMSDRDEGNVYPFARVRDRYDLSVWSEEYWNRLDIFLRETQEREIVVQVELWDAFDWTDDYGWGNHPWNPANNVNYTAEQSGLPTSWPHSPHRRDHPFVLTIPGQANADRGRVVLSLQENFAARVLDACLVYNHVLFTIHNETSAPHPWSDYWATFLHARATANGKSVYVSDMREEDIGNRDPHEYVIGRPHLYNFLEVSKTNRSHKQAHWDCILLVRSRLEQSGFIRPMNNTKIMYGPPFRTRTDAEKMELVDKFWRNVLGGTAAARFHREFNGLGLNDLAQVQIRSVRIFTDAWNVFVCEPRNALLSERAENEAYCMAQPGRQYAVYFPDGGAVRLDVSAAESPLQVRWFDIAQSTWQSPRTADGGKSIELKAPGEGPWAALIVTQHELDLNPKEIRKC, translated from the coding sequence ATGACAGGAAAACGCCAAAGGATACATTCGGCACGTAGAGCCATCTTGCTGGCGGTTACAGCACTCTTGGCAGCCGGTCCGGTATGGGCCGACAATGCAGATCGTATCCGACCCTACGAGGCCAATCCGCGCTACTGGCAGTACAAGGGCAAACCCGTGCTGCTACTCGGTGGCTCAGACGACGACAACCTGTTCCAATGGGAGCGATCCAAGCTGGAGGCCCACCTCGATCTGCTGGTTTCCGTCGGCGGCAACTATGTCCGCAACACCATGAGCGATCGGGACGAAGGAAACGTCTATCCTTTCGCCCGCGTCAGGGATCGCTACGACTTGAGCGTCTGGAGTGAGGAATACTGGAATCGGCTCGACATCTTTTTGCGCGAAACGCAGGAGCGCGAGATCGTCGTCCAGGTCGAGCTTTGGGATGCGTTCGATTGGACGGACGACTACGGCTGGGGCAACCATCCGTGGAATCCTGCGAACAACGTGAATTACACGGCGGAGCAATCAGGCTTGCCGACGTCCTGGCCGCATTCGCCACATCGGCGCGACCATCCGTTTGTGCTGACGATTCCGGGCCAGGCGAACGCCGATCGCGGCCGTGTCGTGCTCTCATTGCAGGAGAATTTCGCCGCCAGAGTTCTGGACGCCTGCCTGGTCTACAACCATGTGCTGTTCACTATCCACAATGAGACCAGCGCCCCACATCCGTGGTCGGATTACTGGGCGACGTTTCTCCATGCCCGAGCAACAGCAAACGGCAAGAGCGTGTACGTCAGCGACATGCGGGAAGAGGACATCGGCAACCGCGATCCACATGAATACGTGATTGGCCGGCCGCATCTGTACAACTTCTTGGAAGTCTCGAAAACAAACCGCAGCCACAAGCAGGCGCATTGGGATTGCATCCTGCTCGTGCGGTCGCGTCTGGAGCAGAGCGGCTTCATCCGCCCGATGAACAACACGAAGATTATGTACGGTCCGCCGTTCCGCACGCGCACGGACGCGGAGAAAATGGAACTGGTGGATAAGTTCTGGCGCAACGTCCTCGGCGGCACAGCGGCGGCGCGGTTCCATCGCGAATTCAACGGCCTCGGCCTGAATGATCTGGCTCAGGTGCAAATCCGCAGCGTGCGCATCTTCACCGACGCGTGGAACGTCTTCGTATGCGAGCCGCGCAACGCCCTCCTTTCCGAACGCGCGGAAAACGAAGCCTACTGCATGGCCCAGCCGGGCAGGCAGTACGCCGTCTACTTCCCGGACGGCGGTGCGGTACGGCTCGACGTGTCGGCGGCGGAGAGCCCGCTGCAAGTGCGCTGGTTCGACATCGCGCAGAGCACGTGGCAGTCGCCGCGGACCGCCGACGGCGGCAAGTCGATTGAACTGAAGGCGCCCGGCGAAGGCCCCTGGGCGGCGCTGATCGTAACCCAACACGAATTGGACCTCAACCCCAAGGAGATCAGGAAATGTTAG
- a CDS encoding DUF4832 domain-containing protein, translating into MMRKNTLSRPMRFPMAAAILMLLAPAIGLGRDPLPPSSTRRIDMRPHWNDRIALANPHKGWYHHFPDNHINKYVIARDEDLTEFPGMDHLYIRLAWAYLEPQEGRFDWDVIDRIIDKWVGHGLGIAFRISCKETSTDRIEQQFATPKWVMQAGAEGGFYRNGQEIGPDGPWEPVFDDPIFLEKLENFLSAFAARYDGKPWLRYIDVGSIGDWGEGHLHSGSRKHYGYEVRKKHIDLHVEHFPKTQIVVSDDFVYAISDKQERQRMHRYIVEKGLTYRDDSILVDWYITAHAETWTVRSPELFADIWRDRPTVLELEHYRSVKRAGNWLGAPDSSLAKFGSGRSGADFFRGALATLRATYIGYHGDARDWYTDNPDLTVELLNRCGYWYFLHDVDVPESLRAGRTHTIRLAWENRGVAPAYHPYALQVRLVGPERAEFEFDAGNQRWMPGPENTVYTEDYALSLPDRLAAGRYDLKIRLHAKEEDRTVFIALDRSLLDEQGYYTVATLEVE; encoded by the coding sequence ATGATGAGAAAGAACACCCTGTCCCGGCCGATGCGTTTTCCGATGGCCGCGGCGATCCTGATGCTGCTGGCACCAGCGATCGGTCTCGGGCGCGACCCGTTGCCTCCGTCCTCCACCCGCCGGATCGACATGCGGCCGCACTGGAACGATCGCATTGCTCTGGCGAACCCGCACAAGGGCTGGTACCACCACTTTCCCGACAACCATATCAACAAGTATGTCATCGCGAGGGATGAGGACTTGACGGAATTCCCGGGCATGGATCATCTGTATATCCGTCTGGCCTGGGCCTATCTCGAACCGCAGGAGGGCCGCTTCGACTGGGACGTGATCGACCGGATCATCGACAAGTGGGTTGGACACGGGCTGGGCATCGCCTTTCGCATCTCATGCAAGGAGACCAGCACCGACCGAATCGAGCAGCAGTTCGCCACGCCCAAATGGGTGATGCAAGCCGGGGCCGAAGGCGGCTTCTATCGCAACGGCCAGGAGATAGGCCCCGATGGCCCGTGGGAGCCTGTCTTCGACGATCCGATCTTTCTGGAGAAGCTGGAGAACTTCCTTAGCGCCTTCGCCGCCCGCTACGACGGCAAGCCGTGGCTTCGCTATATTGACGTCGGCAGCATCGGCGACTGGGGCGAAGGCCATCTGCATTCGGGCAGCCGAAAACACTACGGGTACGAGGTAAGAAAGAAGCACATCGACCTGCACGTGGAGCACTTCCCCAAGACGCAGATCGTCGTCTCCGACGATTTCGTCTATGCGATTTCGGACAAGCAGGAACGGCAGCGGATGCACCGCTATATCGTCGAGAAGGGTCTGACCTACCGCGACGACAGCATTCTGGTGGATTGGTACATCACCGCTCACGCCGAGACGTGGACCGTTCGCAGCCCCGAGTTGTTCGCCGACATCTGGCGCGATCGTCCGACGGTGCTGGAACTGGAGCACTACCGAAGCGTCAAGCGCGCGGGCAATTGGCTCGGCGCGCCCGATTCGTCGCTGGCGAAGTTCGGCAGCGGCCGCAGCGGCGCCGACTTCTTCCGCGGCGCGCTGGCGACCCTGCGGGCCACCTACATCGGCTACCACGGGGACGCCCGCGACTGGTACACAGACAACCCGGACCTCACGGTCGAACTGCTGAACCGCTGCGGCTACTGGTACTTCCTTCACGACGTCGATGTCCCCGAGTCACTTCGTGCGGGGCGCACGCACACGATTCGTCTGGCCTGGGAGAATCGCGGCGTGGCCCCGGCCTACCATCCGTACGCACTCCAGGTGCGGCTCGTCGGGCCCGAACGGGCCGAGTTCGAGTTCGACGCGGGGAACCAGCGCTGGATGCCGGGCCCGGAGAACACGGTCTACACCGAAGACTACGCCCTCTCGCTCCCCGACCGCCTGGCGGCCGGCCGCTACGATTTGAAGATCCGACTCCATGCGAAGGAGGAGGACCGGACCGTGTTCATCGCCCTCGACCGCTCTCTGCTTGATGAGCAGGGGTACTACACTGTTGCGACGCTTGAAGTGGAATAG
- a CDS encoding nucleoside hydrolase has protein sequence MMSTPVQALYLATLCLIVVGAASCSHSSSRRIRVIFDTDANNEVDDQHAMAYLLFSGDTFDVAGVTVNATSDPNGFRTPSNVQDHYDEARRVMQLCGQLYGRIPLKLGAQGGFEEIAPHLDRPDFDGHEAVDFIIEQAGMQRDGELILLAVGKLTNVALAVAKEPSIARSVRLYWLGANYPGKGEHNKVWDIPAMNFLLDSDIPFEVVTVRYGDPSGTDAVKVTKAQILHRMPGKGPRISEPITGRHGGRFDNWGDYSANLFEMYQMYGNPPSRSLFDMAAVAVVKNPDWAERRMIPTPIYDIENDKWIDRPDNPRQIALWEWFDIYGIMNDFFVTMRQPVLVEPCR, from the coding sequence ATGATGAGCACCCCAGTGCAAGCTCTGTACCTGGCAACACTCTGCCTGATTGTTGTCGGCGCCGCATCGTGCAGCCACTCGAGTTCCCGGAGAATTCGGGTGATCTTTGACACCGACGCCAACAACGAGGTGGACGATCAGCACGCGATGGCGTACCTGCTGTTCAGCGGGGACACGTTCGACGTGGCGGGCGTGACCGTCAATGCGACCAGTGACCCGAACGGCTTTCGGACTCCGTCGAACGTGCAGGACCATTACGATGAGGCCCGGCGAGTAATGCAGTTGTGCGGGCAGTTGTATGGACGCATCCCGTTGAAACTCGGCGCCCAGGGCGGATTCGAGGAGATCGCCCCCCACCTGGATCGGCCCGATTTCGACGGACACGAAGCAGTCGATTTCATCATCGAGCAGGCCGGCATGCAGCGAGACGGCGAGCTGATCCTCCTGGCCGTCGGGAAGCTGACCAACGTGGCGCTGGCCGTGGCGAAGGAACCGTCCATCGCGCGGAGCGTTCGCCTGTACTGGCTCGGCGCCAATTACCCCGGCAAGGGAGAACACAACAAGGTCTGGGATATTCCGGCCATGAACTTCCTGCTGGACAGCGACATCCCCTTCGAAGTGGTGACGGTGCGTTATGGCGATCCTTCCGGCACAGACGCCGTCAAGGTGACGAAAGCCCAGATCCTGCACCGGATGCCGGGTAAGGGGCCGCGGATCTCCGAGCCGATCACCGGGCGGCACGGCGGCCGGTTCGACAACTGGGGCGACTACTCGGCCAACCTCTTCGAGATGTACCAGATGTACGGCAATCCCCCATCCCGCTCGCTGTTCGACATGGCCGCGGTCGCTGTTGTGAAGAATCCCGACTGGGCCGAGCGCCGCATGATCCCCACGCCGATCTACGATATCGAGAACGACAAGTGGATCGACCGGCCCGACAACCCGCGTCAAATCGCCCTGTGGGAGTGGTTCGACATCTACGGGATCATGAACGACTTCTTCGTTACCATGCGCCAGCCCGTACTGGTCGAGCCATGCCGTTGA